The genomic DNA CCTAATAAGAAAGAGGCCAAATAGCTGGAGAGTTCCCCAATGTGTAGAGTTGGGTTTTGACCCATTTCACACCCGTACAGTTAATTTAAGTGTTCTGACACATTTCGCACCCTTACAGTAGAGTTAACCGTTTTGGCTCATTTTGCACCCGTACAGTAGAGTtaaccattttgacccattactcaaCTCGCATGCATGTCCATTTTGGCCACAAtaattttatgtgtttaattgGAAGCTTAATCCTCGATTGGAAGCTTTAGCCACAGGTGTGAGCATGAACTTGCTATAACATGATTAAATTGTCGCGAGATAACTCTTTAATAATCTTTAAAATTTGTGTGTAGATTTGTATGCTTTGACAAGATATTTTGATGCTAAAGATCgaacaaatgaaaaaaataaCGACAAATCTAAGCTTAGGTAAGACCAACTTTAGGACTAACTTCCTGCTAATGAACCTGGTGCCTCAAATTTGGGGATTTATGCCTGAAAATAGTAGATTATGGATATTACTGGGTTTGCCAAAATTAGTTGCTACTATTAGTTTTTTTAATATCATTATATTTTCTTTAACCTTGGATCTACACCTATAATCATAGTAGATGACTGTAGATACATTGATTTATTGCATAAACCAAAATTGATACTTTCATGTTGGTACACAAATGAGTTCAGAGGAGACACTTTGATAAAGTAATTTGACATTTTTTTGGAAAGGTTTTGGGGTTTACTACAAAATGTTTGCTGTATGTTGATCAATGGTTATTTGTTTTGAAGATGAATTTTGTATATGGCTGATTAGACGCAAAATAGAAATAAAGAAGCAAATAATAGAAAAAGTAGTGCACTTGAATCACTTTATCAAGGTGGAGTGGCTGAATGACAAAAATGATAACACTGAGGAAGAAGATTGAGTGATCATATTATGTACGTATATTATACGCAATTGTTCTGGTGTGCTTATTGTCTTTATACATCAAGACATTAGTTTGTAAGTTTTATTTGAAGGATCCTATTATTTGCTAAATTAAGTATATTGTGTTATAAGCATTTCGAACGGTATCGATCGATTCAGATGGTCACTATACTGGTATCGATATTCATTTATTGTCGCAGACGAAATTGTATAAATAAAAAATTACCGATATcagaaaccataaaaatgaataaagGTGTATGTACCGATGTTCGCTACGGTGTTGGGAACCTACAGATAAAACAACTAATGTGGTATATAAAGAGATTTTCAACGAATTGTGATCGTTGCATATTCATGTATTTCAATTTGTCGTCGTAATCTAATATATTCCGTTGTCTTTTTACGTGTAtaaaatattaatatttaatGTCAGCGGTATTAATGAAGAAATTTTCTTTTAGCAAACCGCGAACCtcgcgggttcttaaactagtttccactaaaaaaggttgtgagtgatagaataatggttgatgacatggcggaacttgattggatgttgtgagtgatagaatttgTACAAGTGATGACCACGGCGGCAACGGCGGTTTCGGTGAATAATACGGTGGTTGTGATGGTGATAACTAGAAGAAAATGATTGGTCATTTTCATGGATGTGAAGGGGGTTgaaggggtgggggtttggttgTATTTATGGTGGTGATTCAAGAGGTATATTGTAAGTTATTTTTTTAGAGATAATCATCCTTAATCTAAGAATAACTAAATAATAATGTAAATAAGATTTATATATAAATTCGAAGGTTTAAGGAATATTAAGCCAGCAACTATAGGAGGGACTAATGTAGACAACATGATTGCCAGCTTTGTCTAGTTCCCGTTTGGGTTGATAAATGCATTCGTAATCTTATAATAATTAACCCATTCAACAAAATGTTTTTCTTAAAAGTAACACTCAATATTGAATGAGTATGTAGTCTTCACATATGTATTTTAGTGTGCACACATTAACATCGAATTGTATTCATTTTTATATACAGTTTCATGTCTTAATCTTTGATCAGTGACCCCTCAAGATGTGCATCTATGtttaatattttaccaaaaattataGTATTAAAGAGATACTACAATTCTACAATTGCCTTGGAGGTATGGAAATTGTTTTAAGTAGTTATATCTTCAATCTTCTTCTAAGGTCTTTAATTAGATTCATTCATTCAAATTTAATACAATTGCCTTGGAGGTATGGAAATTGTTTTAAGTAGTTAAATCTTGTTCTAAGGTTTTAGATTCATTCATTGAAATTCAAATTTTATATGTATGTTAGATGAGTTGTGAACATGTTTAATTTAGGTAGATGTGTAAAAGATTCTTTAGTACAATTATTTTTATTAGTAACCTTGTGTTCCATTCAAATTTAGGAAAAAGAAAATGTTTACGGTTTAGCCAGTTAAAGAAGATAATACATTTATTTTATTAGGAACTCTTAATCAATGGTGAATATATCAAGTATGTGGGATTTTATCATGTATATATGTATTTGATGTTTTGGATATTTATGTATACTAGCATGATGTTCGTGGGATGCGGCAAGAACGACAAATCACATTGCGATacttgttttttttagttttcttattcatataatatttattataGCATTATTGTTATagatatagggtaaggatagtgtaaaaagggcctaaagtgtaagaagtgtgagaagtgtattataacactatatataatactatataacaccatataaacaccgtataacaatatgtaaaaccatataataccatataacactatgtaacactatatatcattatataacaaatataacactatacatctatcatagacatgctatcagacaacctatagtgttatatttgttatataatgatatatagtgttacatggtgttatatggtattatatggtgttatatattgttatacggtgtttatatggtgttatatagtattatataacacttctcacacttcttacactttgatcactttttacaggatcctctacctatagaTATATATCAAAAGTGAAGTAGTCAGGTAATCCATTTAATTTTGCTATGCATGGTTCGGTCGGTTCAGTTATTATTCTTAACCGAAGCCAAAACGAAAGTTAtcagttagtctattttattaaccaatcggttTTCAGTTAACCACTTCGGTTTATTCGGTTAGAGTAATGGTTTTTAGTTATTGCTCACCGATAACCAATTTTGGCTAATAACCGATAGGTGCACCAGCAATGCAGCGGGAGACACAAACATTTTCACGGTCTATATTGTTCGGTTGGTTAGACTATTATTGTCAATCGAAATTGAGCTCATCGATTAtcctattttattaaccaatccgTTTTCAGTTAACCGGTTTGGTTTATTCAGTTAGATTGATGCTTTTTGGTTTGATTtatttaatttcggttaatagccaaaaccaaacttgcgctaaaacttttgattagaaatacatgaaatttaggtataaatacttgaaatggatgtataaatacataaatGAGGGTGTAAATATGAAATGCATGAACTAAAGGTATAAaaactagaaatatatgaaaatatgtatgGTTTGGTTCAGTTAATTTTGGTTAATGAGGGTACAAGAAAATCGATAACCACTTTTGGTTAATTCGGGTTTCGGTTAATCAGTTTTCAGTTAACTcaatttttggttgatttcggttCGATTCCGGTTAATGATTCAGTTATTACTCACCCTTAGACATTGTTAATCGTAACAtgtcaatttttttaatttaaaaaactatagcaatactaTACCCAGGGATAAAGTGTAACTACaaattaattatctataattttgttaaagatGCTTGACAGTTTGTAGCTATTAAACATCTGGGATAATGACTATTGACTAAGTACGTTGggctttaatcacttgtacactaTGGTATCatctacttgtaccttttaatccacAAGTCAATACTAaccaagacaactatcgaaatGTCGACAAAAATGAGTAGGTCGTCACTGTACTTTTGGATTTTTAaaaacattatagtttataagatatgacaagaatacgtaaaagaattataagtttgttgtgaaGGGAAAAAAGTTTAACAAATTATCCATAATTATGTTAAAACTTAGGGATTTATAACCGTTCCAAGTTCACGAGCCTTAGCTGGGAAAACTGGATCTTGTTCGAAATCGTTGATTTGATGTAATTTTTCTTGTTTTGTTTTCAGTTTTTTGCTAGctctttatatttatatataaagtgAGTTTCccttaaaaaaaaacttaagggATTTAGTCTCTTTGTTTCCCGATTTTTCACGTAAGATTTTCAAAGTTTGGAAAAAGAAAATGTATACGGCTTCTTGAAGAAGACAATTCATTGATTTTAACAATCTATAAATAAGTTACACGCAACTTTCGTTTGTCACAATCTTGAACTTTCAACACAATTCATTAAGTTTTAATCAAGAAAATATACATTAGCATATTTTATCTTTAAATGCTTAACCAAAAAAAATACACCAAATCATgattaattatttatattttttatattttaagatATTATAGATTATGGGCTCGGTTCAAATGAGAACCACCACAAGTTGTGAGAACCGTAAGAATTTTTTCTTTTCGTACGAGTTGGGtcaatttttttttcacaaacgtagatgaaaatattataaacatatgtgttaaaaaagtaaaaaaaaaattgtcgagtcgGTAGTTTTGATTGATGCAAGTTTTTTTACGCCCGGGTGTAAATTTTGtacgaatatatatatttttttacgtCTCATGTAAATGTGGGTATGCgacatttaatttttttttttttttttttttgctgaaacaagtgatgttttatgacttttgAGAAAAGAAAATTTCGAAAAAACCTTTTGGATGACCTAGTTCTCACTAGGGCTgttcatttttatccaaaacccgaaacccgacccgaattCAAAGCCACCCGAACCCGAATTAGCGAATACCCGAAAAACCCAAACCTGagaaacccgaacccgaccaacCTGAAATTTAAATGGTTCGGTTATGGGGTCACTTTTTCCAGgccaaaaacccgaacaacccgacccgaaacacGAAACCTGAAAAAAAACctttattttcattttacatctaaacccAAAAACCGAATATTATAACAGatggaacactaagttttgggttttttaaatattataatagcatattgtcaattaatctttgaattttgatgatatTTATAATGTAAACAATatgaattttgatgatattttgtaaaaagaaaacatttattttcattttacatctaaacccgAAAACCGAATAACCCTACCCGAACTAACCCGAATAACCCAAACCCGactaacccgaactttaaatgggtTGGTTATCGGGTCAATTTTTCTCAGagaaaaacccgaacaacccgacccgaaaaacccgaaacccgaagaaAAAACCCAATAAACACCCCTAGGTTCTCACAACTCAAGATGATTCTCATTTTAATCCATCCATATAAATTATAAGATTTGGGTTATGTGATAAATTTCAAGACTCTCTTTATATGTGTACAGGGGCGTAGCATttaaggggccgggaggggcgcccgaccccccgaacttttcgctcagtagtgttgtacatgtagttttcgtatagaaatttttgggtatatacgttttcgaccccccggttctatagacatttttgggtatatacgttttcgacccccccgaCGAAAacttcaagcttcgccactgtatgTGTAGTACACGTTATCCACTAACTAGGCTAATCATATAGTATCACATTACCTAATAACTAAGCTAAATACCACTATAATAAGGGGGACGGGAAACCACCTGGTAGACGAAATTGGGTTCTAACTCATGCCAGCACACTGCTACCACCCATGCGGATTGGCTTGGCTAGTAGAGAAAGCCGCGTGACATTTGCGTGGATCGAGAAATATTTGATCGTCGTCAAATATTTTTGGCTGTttggtatttaaaaaaaatcacatttgttataaaccagacattttagaCCCAACTCATTACTTATGGGCTTTAAGGTTtatggttttatttatttatatattgtaatgttgaatagAATGAATATGTGAATTCAGTTTTATCTCTATTGCTTCTTTGGTTTTtatcacgttatcagcacgaacaCTCTATTCATCAGGGAATTTACCAGATTGAATTCAGATAATTGCCGTTCATCAAATCCGGGTACACTATCAATATCTCTTACTGTattgaatatatatattttttttttctcgaTGATTACGCTAACAATTCCGATAAATAAATTGTTTCTCCTGTTATTCCGTTTTGAAACTAAATCAAAAGAAACTGATTAAATTAAAGTAcaatattatattttcatataaaatatCATAAACTTCCATAATATGCTGTCATGATGTATGGATCAATTGGTCATATAGATGCAATATAAGGGTTCATCAGGTTCAATTTGAATATATGTGTTTCTTGGATTCGCACTTACATAAACAAATTCCGaaattgttgatttttttttttttttggtttcaaTCATTCCGGCGGTCACTGCCGCTCAAATACATGAACTTCCTGTATATAAAACAGAAGAATAAACAACGAAAGAAAAATTTTTCCCGGCGATTGTCCTCAATCGCCAACCGTGACCTGTCCGGCATTTTCACCGGCTGTGATGACGCGGTTCCTCCGACCTCCGGCTGCTTTACCTTCGCCGACCGGCCTATGCCATCTCCGATGGCCTGAAACTCACCGATTTTGAAGACTAGAACGTCAACTGCCGCCGCGAACGACGGCCAGAAATTAATTGTGCATCAGCGGTTGAAGGCTTTGAGAGTTTTTTTTTACGGTGACTGTGATCGTAGATGGGAAAGATGGAGGAGAAGACAGAATGTTAACCCTAGAAGATATGATTGAAATATTTTAGGGGATTTTGAAGGTGAAAAGATGAGAACAAGAGTGTTTTCCTGTGGGTAGAAACATCTACgctgtgttcccgagtttcatttaacgaTAGAAGAGAAAGGAAAGGGAATTTTAAGGGAATGGAAAGGAAAAGATGTGATTATATTCGTGTTCCCGAGTTTAATGAAATGAAAAGGAAATGAAAGGAAATTAAACATTTTATGTGTTCCCGAGTTgggaggaaaagaaaagaaagttacAATTTTACTATTATACCCTTTTAACATAAAACATCTTAATCTCATGTAAACACACTTTGAATTATAAGTACCAGTCATAACATTATTTCAGTAAATCAAAAAGGTAAAACTTAataaaaacttgatcattcattCAAATATAAAGAAAACACATCAAATATTAAAACAAATCATTATTTATGTATATAATGTATTTATGTATTATTTATGAACATTATAAAAATATTGGTTCAGCTTAGTGCTTTGAAAGTGGTATGAAATATCATTTTAAATAATGCTTTTGCCAATAAAATTGTAGAGGCAGATCTCCTATATGTAGATACCTGCTGTTGTCCTCAACGGCATGGTAGGATGAAAGATGTAATTTAaaacatatacatacacataaacCTTCAACCAATGAATAACATGAATCCTTCAACTAGAAATTGTCTTCGACATACATAACCAAAAAATAAAGTACccaataaaagaaattaaaatgtCTTAATTGTCCGAAATCACTAAACAAAAAAACGAGTAATCCTTTAATCATCTTTTGGACTCGTTTATTTATCCGCACCCATCATATCTTTAAGTACATCCATTCGTATTTCAGGAGGACAACTAAATAATGTCCTTGCTTTTGCCTGATTGGTCGCTAAATAATTTAAAGCCTTCGGTATTTCATGGGACTCCAAACCCATCGGCGCCAATTCCTTATAAATTTCCTCACCTGTATACTCACGATGATGAACTCTATCTAATATTTTATTGCCATCTACAATAGCATTAGCAACATTCTCAAAGCAATTTATAAGCTTTGAGTTAAATGTTTCATCTTCTTGCTCtagttttctttttttagttttatacttTTTTGCATTAGAAGATTGTTCAGGGGGAGGAGGCGTAGTACCTAATACTTGAATATCATCTTCAATATTGTACTCGTTCTCCAAAGTTATTTCATTGGTCGCTAGTAAGTCATCCACATCTGTAATCGTTTCTATATTAATGGTGTCGTTATTGTTCAATCGAGCATTCATTTCCTTAGCAGTTTCAGCATGTATACCCGACGCCCTATCCCTTGCAAATAGCGCTAATAGTTCGTTGTAGTTTGACACTTTTTTTGTCTTCAATGATGCAGCCTCGGGTTTTGACTGTTAAGCAAAAAAAAGATAATTAGTATTATAAATGATAACATAAATATTTTAAGGAATTTTAAAACTAAAACACTTACCTCTATCAACTTATTCCATACTTCATCCTCTGCTTCAATTAGTTGAGTATCAGGATTCCATGAGAACCCACTCAATGAAGTTCCTCGAAACATATCGTACCATTGAGAAAAACgtatttttagtgtttttaaacGATTCCTCAAATGGTTTTTAGTAATCTCCATTTTAATAATATCTCTTGGAAGTTTTGTAGTCAACTCTTCAATCATATTAGCGTATGCCTGTGTAGTAAATGTCCCATTGATCCTATTACCTTTATCTTGTTGCGTTATCATTGCTTGAATGAAGGCATTGTCCATAATCTCTGTCCACTTCAATTGTTCCTTCTTACTGGTATTTCCACTGACTTCAAGTTTGATCATGATGATTTTCTTCATGgtaacataaataaataatacaaagttaaaataattgaaaatttacaaatggtaaatgtaataatgataataatttcAAATACCAATCATCAATACAATGTCAAATAGAAAAATTAAAATGTACTATTCTAGAACTACTTTGACATATCTATTTCATCATTCGGATAAGCCAAATAGTTAGTCCACATTTCATTAGCAATTGAATTCCTTAGTTGGTCTGCTCTGGTATTACCCTCACGTATGTCTCCTGTACTATGACGTTCTTCTTCTTCTGATCCATTTAACACCTCATGTAAGACCTCATCTTCGAGATCTTTGTCACGATCTTCCTCTAGTAAAAAgttgtgtaaaatacaacatgcCAAAAAGATGCGTGATTGTGTTTCACAAGAGTAAAATGGTTCTGTCGTACTTCTAATGATAGGAAACCTCTTTTTTAGGACACCAAATGCTCTTTCTATTGCGTTACGCAATGAAGCATGACGAAGGTTAAACAATTCCTTTGAATTCTTAGGGGCATGAGCGGAGTACTCTTTCAAATGATACCTAACACCTCTATATGGTGTCATTAGTGTAATCGTATGAGGTAAGCCCGCATCTACTAAACAAAATCTACCTATAAATAAGTTGGAATTAGTACTATTATAAAAAATTACACAACTAAGTAAATTCGGATTAAGGTATTACCGGTCGGAATGACTAGTTTATCATCTCTAGTAAGTGCATTCTTTATTATTCTTGAATCCGACGCGGTACCCTCCCAACCAGTTAAAATATATGTAAACTTTAAATCAAATGTACAAGCAGCCAATACATTTATTGTCGGGTATCCTTTGCGACCACGATATCTAGGGGCATCTTTGTTAGGTACCTTGACACGAACATGTGTTCCATCAATTGCCCCTATGCAGTCCTTGAAAAACGGATAAAATCGTTTTTTTTCTTGAATTTCTTTCGGGACAATATCACCTTTCGGTTGTTGAATATAACGACTTTCTAACGATATAATCGCTTGCAAAACTCTATGGAGGCATCGACTGGTTGTTGATCCAAGACGACGGTACATCCAAGAGGCAAGCCGGTTTCTCAAGTCATTACCTACAATATG from Helianthus annuus cultivar XRQ/B chromosome 7, HanXRQr2.0-SUNRISE, whole genome shotgun sequence includes the following:
- the LOC110883648 gene encoding uncharacterized protein At2g29880-like isoform X2, which produces MIKLEVSGNTSKKEQLKWTEIMDNAFIQAMITQQDKGNRINGTFTTQAYANMIEELTTKLPRDIIKMEITKNHLRNRLKTLKIRFSQWYDMFRGTSLSGFSWNPDTQLIEAEDEVWNKLIESKPEAASLKTKKVSNYNELLALFARDRASGIHAETAKEMNARLNNNDTINIETITDVDDLLATNEITLENEYNIEDDIQVLGEEIYKELAPMGLESHEIPKALNYLATNQAKARTLFSCPPEIRMDVLKDMMGADK
- the LOC110883648 gene encoding uncharacterized protein At2g29880-like isoform X1 translates to MIKLEVSGNTSKKEQLKWTEIMDNAFIQAMITQQDKGNRINGTFTTQAYANMIEELTTKLPRDIIKMEITKNHLRNRLKTLKIRFSQWYDMFRGTSLSGFSWNPDTQLIEAEDEVWNKLIESKPEAASLKTKKVSNYNELLALFARDRASGIHAETAKEMNARLNNNDTINIETITDVDDLLATNEITLENEYNIEDDIQVLGTTPPPPEQSSNAKKYKTKKRKLEQEDETFNSKLINCFENVANAIVDGNKILDRVHHREYTGEEIYKELAPMGLESHEIPKALNYLATNQAKARTLFSCPPEIRMDVLKDMMGADK
- the LOC110883455 gene encoding uncharacterized protein LOC110883455 codes for the protein MWIWFVFSIVLKRCFFSFFLSEFWPFAMDNQILNTIHVVRAKQLQAIKIFCLLVVFIIRHRMFTKKHVNLPTRDEILQRRCVREEMLHDLSKSGKCRELIRMSEKAFMTLCNILKRDGGLRPTQRMSVEEQVARFLHIVGNDLRNRLASWMYRRLGSTTSRCLHRVLQAIISLESRYIQQPKGDIVPKEIQEKKRFYPFFKDCIGAIDGTHVRVKVPNKDAPRYRGRKGYPTINVLAACTFDLKFTYILTGWEGTASDSRIIKNALTRDDKLVIPTGRFCLVDAGLPHTITLMTPYRGVRYHLKEYSAHAPKNSKELFNLRHASLRNAIERAFGVLKKRFPIIRSTTEPFYSCETQSRIFLACCILHNFLLEEDRDKDLEDEVLHEVLNGSEEEERHSTGDIREGNTRADQLRNSIANEMWTNYLAYPNDEIDMSK